CGCGTGGTCCTCACCGATTTCGGCATCGCGCAGGTCGCGGGGGCGCCCACGCTCACCGAGCGCGGCGCGTTCGTCGGCTCGCCCGAGTACACCGCGCCCGAACGGATGTCGGGCGCGCACACCGGACCCGAGTCCGACCTGTGGTCGCTCGGCGCGCTGCTCTGCACCGCGCTGAGCGGCGAATCCCCCTTCAGACGCGACTCGTTGGGCGGTGTCCTGCACGCCGTGGTGACGGCCGAGATCCACCCGCCCGCGCAGGCCGCCCCGCTGCTGCCGGTCGTGCGGGGCCTGTTGGAGCGCGACCCGGGACGGCGGCTGGGCGCGGACCTGGCCCAGGAGATGCTCCGCGTCTACCTCGACACCGGCCGCACCCCCGCCCTGCCACCCGAGCACGGCCCCTCGCTGTCACCCGCGCACGCGCTGGCCGCCGCGCGGGAGGCGGCCCGTTCGGAGCGGCGGGTCCTGGTGACCGCGCTGCTGGTCGCCGCGATGGCGGGAGCGGGCGTCTCGGCGGCGGCCCTGCTCGTCAACGAGGGCCACCGGGGCGGCGGTTCGGGCGGCGGCCCGAGCGCCATGACGTCGACGGCGGTCACGACGGCCTCCATGAGCGGTGCGGCGCCGGGCGCGCGCACCCCCTCGGGCGGCGGCCCGGCGCCGTCCGGCTACCGGGTCGCCGACGACCCCGCCGGGTTCTCCCTCGCGGTGCCCGAGGGCTTCACCCGCGAGCCGCAGGACGAGGGCGTCCTCTACCGGCCGTCGGGGGAGACCTTCAGGATCGGCGTCAAGGTCACCCCGTCGCGGCGCGGCGGCCCGCTCGACGCGCAGCGGCGGGCGGCGGACGCGGGCCCCGCCACCCACCCCGGGTACCGCGACGGCCGGGTCACGGCGACCGTCCGGCACGGATCGCCCGCCGCGCTCCGGGAGTTCACCTGGGACGGCTCCCGCGCGGCCGGGGGCGCCCGGCACACCTGGGACCTGTGCTGGGAGGAGGGCGGCCGGCTCTACGAGGTGTGGGTGTCGGCGCCGGTCGGGCGGGTGCGCGAGGCCAAGGAGTACTTCGATGTCGCCGTGGACACCTTCACCCGCACATAACGGGCGATAGGTGGTGTCCCGCGTCACGGGTCTGTGACCGGGGGCCGCCCCTGGTGGCTGCCGCGGCGCCCGGCGCGGTATGGATGGTCCATGAACAGCGACGGGGGAGCCCCGAGAGGGCAGTCGGACGAGCCGACGAGTTTCGCTCTGCAACCACCCGGTGGGCCGGCCGCCGTACCGGTGCCCGCCCAGCCGGCCGCGGCGCCTCCAGCGGCCCGAGGGGGGTCGGC
The sequence above is a segment of the Streptomyces griseoviridis genome. Coding sequences within it:
- a CDS encoding serine/threonine-protein kinase, with amino-acid sequence MGTERDHGRVIAGRYRLRARLGHGGMGVVWRAYDDLLGREVAVKEIPLELGDSVPAEEGRRLRDRALREARAVARLRHPHIVVVHDVVEDGERPYLVMELLEGGTLADRIAARGPVDAPEAARIGIALLGALATAHAAGVLHRDLKPANVLLDGDADRVVLTDFGIAQVAGAPTLTERGAFVGSPEYTAPERMSGAHTGPESDLWSLGALLCTALSGESPFRRDSLGGVLHAVVTAEIHPPAQAAPLLPVVRGLLERDPGRRLGADLAQEMLRVYLDTGRTPALPPEHGPSLSPAHALAAAREAARSERRVLVTALLVAAMAGAGVSAAALLVNEGHRGGGSGGGPSAMTSTAVTTASMSGAAPGARTPSGGGPAPSGYRVADDPAGFSLAVPEGFTREPQDEGVLYRPSGETFRIGVKVTPSRRGGPLDAQRRAADAGPATHPGYRDGRVTATVRHGSPAALREFTWDGSRAAGGARHTWDLCWEEGGRLYEVWVSAPVGRVREAKEYFDVAVDTFTRT